From the Roseofilum casamattae BLCC-M143 genome, one window contains:
- a CDS encoding CU044_2847 family protein: MGQLVRFPLDDDEQSFVYMEVDETLAPPRPRTEGFAGVGDNAVQQAKQKLGDALSTLKPVANTIIQKVRELNQPADEVEVKFGVKMSTDFGVIIASGNAEVNYEITLKWKNNQENS; the protein is encoded by the coding sequence ATGGGACAACTAGTCAGATTTCCCCTAGACGATGACGAGCAGTCTTTTGTTTATATGGAAGTCGATGAAACACTGGCTCCACCGAGACCGAGAACCGAGGGATTTGCCGGTGTTGGAGATAATGCCGTGCAGCAGGCAAAGCAAAAGCTTGGAGATGCATTATCAACGCTCAAACCCGTCGCGAATACGATTATCCAGAAAGTTCGGGAATTAAATCAGCCAGCGGATGAAGTGGAAGTTAAGTTTGGTGTGAAAATGAGTACAGATTTTGGGGTTATCATCGCATCGGGGAATGCTGAAGTCAATTATGAAATCACCCTGAAGTGGAAGAATAATCAAGAAAACTCTTAA